In Passer domesticus isolate bPasDom1 chromosome 7, bPasDom1.hap1, whole genome shotgun sequence, one genomic interval encodes:
- the ARTN gene encoding artemin isoform X2 yields MRGSGGPGDGPRRGHASMDQRQGPPERRPAGPATHLQPKEGTLWGFFAILSLLAGLATGTLRTPHCNETLDAAPTPRGMATASVSAEDGAEAPLAAAWSQLYGDNATTGSPGTAELAEDLLLRAERSPPGAGKAKKGGVKSPRRTRGRNCHIRNLMVKVRDLGLGFNSDEIVLFKYCSGSCHRARSNYDLTLGSLLRQQLIAPGPQERVLSHPCCRPTRYEAVSFMDVENTWQTVEKLSAAECSCIG; encoded by the exons AtgcggggcagcggcggcccgGGGGATGGTCCCCGCCGCGGGCACG CTAGCATGGACCAGCGTCAGGGGCCACCAGAGCGAAGGCCTGCAGGACCTGCCACGCACCTGCAGCCCAAG GAGGGGACACTGTGGGGGTTCTTTGCCATCCTGtctctgctggctgggctggccacGGGCACCCTGCGAACACCGCACTGCAACGAGACGCTGGACGCAGCCCCCACGCCGCGGGGCATGGCCACGGCCAGCGTGTCTGCGGAGGATGGCGCGGAGGCACCgcttgctgctgcctggagccaGCTGTACG GGGACAACGCGACAACAGGTAGCCCAGGCACCGCAGAGCTGGCGGAGGACCTGCTGCTGCGTGCCGAGCGCTCGCCGCCAGGTGCCGGCAAAGCCAAAAAGGGGGGGGTGAAATCCCCACGGCGCACCCGGGGCCGCAACTGCCACATCCGCAACCTGATGGTGAAGGTGCGCGACCTGGGCCTGGGCTTCAACTCGGACGAGATCGTGCTCTTCAAGTACTGCAGCGGGTCCTGCCACCGGGCACGCAGCAACTATGACCTGACGCTGGGCAGCCTGCTGCGGCAGCAGCTCATCGCCCCGGGGCCGCAGGAGCGGGTCCTCAGCCACCCCTGCTGCCGACCCACCCGCTACGAGGCTGTCTCCTTCATGGATGTGGAGAACACGTGGCAGACAGTGGAGAAGCTCTCAGCCGCCGAGTGCAGCTGTATTGGCTGA
- the ARTN gene encoding artemin isoform X1 has protein sequence MRQFPASQLYTHPGWALTPTSVLAASMDQRQGPPERRPAGPATHLQPKEGTLWGFFAILSLLAGLATGTLRTPHCNETLDAAPTPRGMATASVSAEDGAEAPLAAAWSQLYGDNATTGSPGTAELAEDLLLRAERSPPGAGKAKKGGVKSPRRTRGRNCHIRNLMVKVRDLGLGFNSDEIVLFKYCSGSCHRARSNYDLTLGSLLRQQLIAPGPQERVLSHPCCRPTRYEAVSFMDVENTWQTVEKLSAAECSCIG, from the exons aTGAGACAATTCCCAGCCAGCCAGCTTTATACCCACCCTGGGTGGGCACTGACCCCAACCTCTGTACTTGCAGCTAGCATGGACCAGCGTCAGGGGCCACCAGAGCGAAGGCCTGCAGGACCTGCCACGCACCTGCAGCCCAAG GAGGGGACACTGTGGGGGTTCTTTGCCATCCTGtctctgctggctgggctggccacGGGCACCCTGCGAACACCGCACTGCAACGAGACGCTGGACGCAGCCCCCACGCCGCGGGGCATGGCCACGGCCAGCGTGTCTGCGGAGGATGGCGCGGAGGCACCgcttgctgctgcctggagccaGCTGTACG GGGACAACGCGACAACAGGTAGCCCAGGCACCGCAGAGCTGGCGGAGGACCTGCTGCTGCGTGCCGAGCGCTCGCCGCCAGGTGCCGGCAAAGCCAAAAAGGGGGGGGTGAAATCCCCACGGCGCACCCGGGGCCGCAACTGCCACATCCGCAACCTGATGGTGAAGGTGCGCGACCTGGGCCTGGGCTTCAACTCGGACGAGATCGTGCTCTTCAAGTACTGCAGCGGGTCCTGCCACCGGGCACGCAGCAACTATGACCTGACGCTGGGCAGCCTGCTGCGGCAGCAGCTCATCGCCCCGGGGCCGCAGGAGCGGGTCCTCAGCCACCCCTGCTGCCGACCCACCCGCTACGAGGCTGTCTCCTTCATGGATGTGGAGAACACGTGGCAGACAGTGGAGAAGCTCTCAGCCGCCGAGTGCAGCTGTATTGGCTGA
- the ARTN gene encoding artemin isoform X3 — MDQRQGPPERRPAGPATHLQPKEGTLWGFFAILSLLAGLATGTLRTPHCNETLDAAPTPRGMATASVSAEDGAEAPLAAAWSQLYGDNATTGSPGTAELAEDLLLRAERSPPGAGKAKKGGVKSPRRTRGRNCHIRNLMVKVRDLGLGFNSDEIVLFKYCSGSCHRARSNYDLTLGSLLRQQLIAPGPQERVLSHPCCRPTRYEAVSFMDVENTWQTVEKLSAAECSCIG; from the exons ATGGACCAGCGTCAGGGGCCACCAGAGCGAAGGCCTGCAGGACCTGCCACGCACCTGCAGCCCAAG GAGGGGACACTGTGGGGGTTCTTTGCCATCCTGtctctgctggctgggctggccacGGGCACCCTGCGAACACCGCACTGCAACGAGACGCTGGACGCAGCCCCCACGCCGCGGGGCATGGCCACGGCCAGCGTGTCTGCGGAGGATGGCGCGGAGGCACCgcttgctgctgcctggagccaGCTGTACG GGGACAACGCGACAACAGGTAGCCCAGGCACCGCAGAGCTGGCGGAGGACCTGCTGCTGCGTGCCGAGCGCTCGCCGCCAGGTGCCGGCAAAGCCAAAAAGGGGGGGGTGAAATCCCCACGGCGCACCCGGGGCCGCAACTGCCACATCCGCAACCTGATGGTGAAGGTGCGCGACCTGGGCCTGGGCTTCAACTCGGACGAGATCGTGCTCTTCAAGTACTGCAGCGGGTCCTGCCACCGGGCACGCAGCAACTATGACCTGACGCTGGGCAGCCTGCTGCGGCAGCAGCTCATCGCCCCGGGGCCGCAGGAGCGGGTCCTCAGCCACCCCTGCTGCCGACCCACCCGCTACGAGGCTGTCTCCTTCATGGATGTGGAGAACACGTGGCAGACAGTGGAGAAGCTCTCAGCCGCCGAGTGCAGCTGTATTGGCTGA